The following coding sequences are from one Mycolicibacterium aichiense window:
- the recB gene encoding exodeoxyribonuclease V subunit beta, producing the protein MDQFDLLGALPEHGSTTVLEASAGTGKTFTLAALVTRYVAEGRARLDQMLLITFSRAATQELRERVRNALQEALRAFDDPELAQRNDVLAALTDGAPADLAERRHRLRDALAGFDAATIATTHQFCHLVLKSLGVAGDTDSHVTLAESLDELVAEIVDDLYLAHFGQEREQPPISRGEALKLGREVVANPGTELRPLDPTPGSQPAVRVGFATDVLAELDRRKRRRGILSYDDLLGRLADALESAESPAATRMHQRWSVVMVDEFQDTDPVQWQVIERAFSGQSTLILIGDPKQAIYAFRGGDIVTYLHAAKTAGQRRTLGMNWRSDAVLVDRLQNVLGGAELGDPDIKVLPVQAHHRGHRLAGAPHNDPFRLRVVSRERFGQRGTRTIRMDALRPHVAADLASDIAVLLASTATFDGRPLQANDIAVITESHADARACFDALVTAGVPAVYTGDTDVLKSHAADDWLSLLEAFDQLHRPGLVRAAATTMFFGRTAEDLAAGGDALTDRIADTLRQWADHAREAGVAAVFEAAQLAGMGGRVLSWAGGERNMTDLAHVTQLLHEVSHREQLSLTALRDWLRSQREERSGAPERNRRLDSDAAAVQIMTVWVSKGLQFPIVYLPFTFNRYVRSEDLVRFHDRERRCLHVGGDQSAELATAQRLGRQEAAGEETRLTYVAMTRAQSQVVAWWAPSWDEPNGGLSRLLRGRRPGQSTVPDRCDPERVDDADAMALLRQWETAGGPVLEESIVADPVELATKQPREDLGVRHFHRGIDTTWRRTSYSGLIRAAETTGVGSEPEVIQLDDEVADIAVSAPPSGADVPSPMADLPTGATFGSLVHAVLETADPFAADLATELKTQIDRHSVWWPVDVDAADLAAALVPMHDTSLGPLAGGLTLRQIGLRDRLCEMDFEFPLSGGDRGTGRPETRLADVGRLLSEHLPADDPLAPYVERLSGGPLGVQSLRGYLSGSVDAVLRIPDGAGDRYLVVDYKTNWLGEADRLLSAADYDRERMAEAMLHSDYPLQALLYSVVLHRFLRWRQPGYQPERHLGGVLYLFVRGMCGPDTPTADGHPAGVFSWRPPTALVTAVSDLLDGPRVAT; encoded by the coding sequence ATGGATCAGTTCGATCTGCTGGGCGCCCTCCCGGAGCACGGTTCGACCACCGTGCTGGAAGCCAGCGCCGGGACCGGAAAGACGTTCACCCTCGCCGCCCTGGTGACCCGCTACGTGGCCGAAGGCCGGGCCAGGCTGGACCAGATGCTGTTGATCACGTTCAGTCGCGCGGCCACCCAGGAGCTGCGGGAGCGGGTGCGGAATGCGTTGCAGGAGGCGTTGCGGGCGTTCGACGACCCGGAACTGGCCCAGCGCAACGACGTTCTGGCTGCGCTCACCGACGGTGCGCCGGCCGACCTGGCCGAACGTCGACACCGACTGCGCGACGCACTGGCCGGCTTCGATGCCGCCACGATCGCCACCACCCACCAGTTCTGTCATCTGGTGCTGAAATCCCTTGGTGTCGCTGGGGATACCGATTCCCACGTGACGCTGGCCGAGAGCTTGGACGAACTGGTTGCCGAGATCGTCGACGATCTGTACCTGGCCCACTTCGGGCAGGAGCGCGAGCAGCCGCCGATCAGCCGCGGTGAGGCGCTCAAGCTGGGGCGCGAGGTGGTCGCCAATCCGGGCACCGAGCTGCGGCCGCTGGATCCGACGCCGGGCTCGCAGCCCGCGGTCCGGGTCGGCTTCGCCACCGATGTTCTGGCCGAGTTGGATCGGCGCAAACGCCGGCGGGGGATCCTCAGCTACGACGATCTGCTCGGCAGGCTGGCCGACGCGCTGGAATCGGCCGAGTCGCCCGCCGCCACCCGTATGCACCAGCGGTGGTCAGTGGTGATGGTCGACGAGTTCCAGGACACCGACCCGGTGCAGTGGCAGGTGATCGAGCGAGCATTCAGCGGCCAGTCGACGCTCATCCTCATCGGCGATCCCAAGCAGGCGATCTACGCCTTCCGCGGCGGGGACATCGTCACCTACCTCCATGCCGCCAAGACCGCAGGGCAACGCCGCACCCTCGGCATGAACTGGCGCAGCGATGCGGTGCTGGTCGACCGCCTGCAGAACGTGCTGGGCGGCGCTGAGCTCGGTGATCCCGACATCAAAGTCCTTCCCGTCCAGGCCCACCACCGCGGCCACCGATTGGCGGGCGCCCCGCACAACGATCCATTCCGGCTGCGGGTGGTCAGCAGGGAACGCTTCGGGCAGCGGGGTACCCGCACGATCCGCATGGACGCCTTGCGCCCCCACGTCGCTGCCGACCTGGCGTCCGATATCGCCGTGCTCCTGGCGAGCACGGCCACCTTCGACGGCAGGCCATTGCAGGCCAACGACATCGCCGTCATCACCGAAAGCCACGCCGACGCCCGCGCGTGCTTCGACGCGCTGGTGACCGCCGGCGTCCCGGCCGTCTACACCGGCGACACCGATGTGCTCAAGTCGCACGCCGCCGACGACTGGCTGAGCCTGCTGGAGGCGTTCGACCAGTTGCACCGGCCCGGGTTGGTCCGCGCCGCCGCGACCACGATGTTCTTCGGCAGGACCGCTGAGGACCTGGCCGCCGGCGGTGACGCGCTGACCGACCGGATCGCGGATACTTTGCGGCAGTGGGCAGATCACGCCCGGGAAGCCGGCGTGGCGGCGGTGTTCGAGGCAGCCCAGCTGGCGGGGATGGGCGGCCGGGTGTTGTCCTGGGCAGGCGGCGAACGCAACATGACCGACCTCGCCCACGTCACCCAGCTGTTGCACGAGGTGTCCCACCGGGAGCAGCTCAGCCTCACCGCATTACGCGACTGGCTGCGCAGCCAGCGCGAGGAGCGCAGCGGCGCGCCGGAGCGAAACCGCCGCCTGGACAGCGATGCCGCCGCGGTGCAGATCATGACGGTGTGGGTGAGCAAGGGGCTGCAGTTCCCGATCGTCTATCTGCCCTTCACGTTCAATCGCTATGTGCGCAGCGAGGATCTGGTCCGTTTCCACGACCGGGAGCGGCGCTGCCTGCACGTCGGCGGCGATCAGAGCGCCGAGCTGGCGACCGCGCAGCGGCTCGGCAGGCAGGAGGCCGCCGGTGAGGAGACCAGGCTGACGTATGTCGCGATGACACGGGCACAGTCGCAGGTGGTGGCGTGGTGGGCGCCGTCGTGGGATGAACCCAACGGCGGCCTGTCGCGCCTGCTGCGGGGCCGTCGTCCCGGGCAGAGCACCGTCCCGGACCGCTGTGACCCCGAACGGGTCGACGACGCCGACGCGATGGCGCTGCTGAGGCAATGGGAGACCGCGGGAGGCCCGGTACTGGAAGAGTCGATCGTCGCCGATCCCGTCGAGCTGGCCACGAAGCAGCCGCGAGAAGATCTGGGTGTCAGACACTTTCATCGCGGCATCGACACCACATGGCGGCGGACCTCGTACTCTGGCCTGATCCGAGCCGCTGAGACGACCGGGGTCGGCAGCGAACCCGAGGTGATCCAGCTCGACGACGAGGTCGCCGACATCGCGGTCAGCGCACCGCCGTCGGGAGCGGACGTGCCCTCCCCGATGGCCGACCTGCCCACCGGCGCCACGTTCGGCAGCCTGGTGCACGCGGTCCTCGAAACCGCCGACCCGTTCGCCGCCGACCTGGCGACTGAACTGAAGACCCAGATCGACCGGCACTCGGTGTGGTGGCCGGTCGACGTCGACGCTGCGGACCTCGCCGCGGCCCTGGTGCCGATGCACGACACCTCCCTCGGCCCGTTGGCCGGCGGGCTGACCCTGCGCCAGATCGGGTTGCGGGACCGCTTGTGCGAGATGGACTTCGAGTTCCCGCTGTCCGGCGGCGATCGGGGAACGGGCCGACCCGAGACCCGGCTGGCTGATGTCGGCCGGCTGCTGAGCGAGCACCTGCCGGCCGACGACCCGCTGGCGCCCTATGTCGAGAGGCTCAGCGGCGGCCCGCTCGGTGTGCAGTCCTTGCGCGGCTATCTGTCCGGGTCTGTCGACGCGGTGCTGCGGATACCCGACGGTGCGGGGGATCGCTATCTGGTGGTCGATTACAAGACCAACTGGCTGGGGGAGGCCGATCGCCTGCTGTCTGCCGCCGACTACGACCGTGAGCGGATGGCCGAGGCGATGCTGCATTCCGACTATCCACTGCAGGCGTTGCTGTACAGCGTTGTGCTGCATCGGTTCCTGCGGTGGCGACAACCCGGGTACCAGCCAGAGCGCCACCTCGGTGGCGTGCTGTATCTGTTCGTCCGCGGCATGTGCGGCCCGGACACGCCCACCGCCGACGGTCACCCCGCCGGGGTGTTCAGCTGGCGTCCACCCACGGCGCTGGTGACGGCGGTGTCGGACCTGCTCGACGGACCGCGGGTGGCGACATGA
- the recC gene encoding exodeoxyribonuclease V subunit gamma: MALHLHRAERTDLLADGLGALLAVPQSDPFAAELVVVPARGVERWLSQRLSHVLGGGDGAGGVCAGVSFRSPASLIAEIAGTGDDDPWSADAMAWPLLEVIDDSLDEPWCRTLATHLGHFVAGEEKELRRGRRYAVARRLAALFASYARQRPRLLVEWLACQPGDLDADLRWQPHLWRALVARMGVDPPHERHAKTLARLTESGADLPARLSLFGHTRLPSTEIELVGALAEHHDVHLWLPHPSAALWTALSDVRGTVARSEDTSHRFAAHPLLATLGRDVRELQRGLPAAVATDEFLAAERLPDTLLGWLQSDIAANAERPQGRSYAGDRSVQVHSCHGAARQVDVLREVLLGLLAEDRTLEPRDILVMCPDIETYAPLIVADFGLGDVVPGAHPAHQLRVRLADRALIQTNPLLGVAAKLLALAGSRVTATEVLDFAHLEPVRARFAFTDDDMETITRWVQQANIRWGFDAEHRAPFGIPFIQNTWRFGLDRVLAGVAMSDDSKDWLDVTLPLDDVGSNSVELAGRLAEYVGRLQRVIDSLSGVRPLRQWLTALQDGVGMLTITTGDDAWQTSQLQREFGDVLTSAGQRADTDLRLPDVTALLGRHLSGRPTRANFRTGTLTVCTMVPMRSVPHRVVCLVGLDDTVFPRIGVVDGDDVLAREPRTGERDIRSEDRQLLLDAICAATDKLVITYTGANEYSGQPRPPAVPLAELLDALDRTTDAPVREEILIRHPLQPFDVRNVTPGALGVPAEPFTFDSSVLAAASITGGHRPEQPDLLANPLPPPRPDDVTLADLSKFFANPVKGFFTALDVTLPWDVEGVEDAMPVEIDNLQQWTVGQRLLTDMLAGMDPDRAGQAEWRRGTLPPGRLGWRTASELRDQATELARAALAHRTGTPRAYDVDIDLGGGRRLTGTVSGVYGKRLLEVTFSKLDAPHLLRAWIPMLALCAAYPGQWSAVCIGRQRRRNGVVERVLGAPQEDPVGLLRDLVAIYDAGRREPIPLPIKTSHAWAVARISGQDPRTEAWSKWRYERDDRAIERVWGREPDLDPLLTEPRPGEETPGELTRLGAYATRLWAPLLRAEDGA, from the coding sequence ATGGCCCTGCACCTGCACCGAGCCGAGCGAACAGACCTGCTCGCCGACGGTCTCGGCGCGCTGCTGGCCGTCCCGCAATCCGACCCGTTCGCCGCCGAACTCGTGGTGGTGCCGGCCCGCGGTGTGGAACGGTGGCTCAGTCAGCGGCTCTCGCACGTCCTCGGCGGCGGGGACGGCGCCGGGGGCGTCTGCGCCGGGGTGTCGTTCCGGTCGCCGGCATCGTTGATCGCGGAGATCGCGGGCACCGGTGACGATGATCCGTGGTCGGCGGACGCGATGGCGTGGCCGCTGCTCGAGGTCATCGACGACAGCCTCGACGAGCCGTGGTGCCGGACGCTGGCCACCCACCTCGGGCACTTCGTCGCCGGTGAGGAGAAGGAGCTTCGGCGGGGCAGGCGGTACGCGGTGGCACGCCGGCTCGCCGCGCTGTTCGCCTCCTACGCCCGGCAGCGCCCCCGGCTCCTGGTCGAGTGGCTGGCCTGCCAGCCCGGCGATCTGGACGCCGACCTGCGCTGGCAGCCACACCTGTGGCGTGCCCTGGTCGCCAGGATGGGCGTCGACCCACCCCACGAGCGGCACGCGAAAACCCTTGCCCGGCTCACTGAGTCGGGGGCGGACCTGCCGGCCAGGTTGTCGCTGTTCGGGCATACCCGACTGCCGAGCACCGAGATCGAACTCGTCGGCGCGCTGGCCGAACACCACGACGTGCACCTGTGGTTGCCGCATCCGAGCGCCGCGCTGTGGACCGCGCTGAGCGACGTGCGGGGAACCGTGGCACGCAGCGAGGACACCAGCCACCGGTTCGCCGCCCACCCGCTGCTGGCCACCCTCGGCCGCGATGTCCGCGAACTCCAGCGCGGCCTGCCTGCGGCGGTGGCCACCGACGAGTTCCTGGCCGCCGAACGCCTTCCGGACACACTGCTGGGCTGGCTGCAATCCGACATCGCTGCCAATGCCGAACGGCCGCAAGGTCGTTCGTATGCCGGTGATCGGTCGGTGCAGGTGCACAGCTGCCACGGCGCGGCCCGCCAGGTCGATGTGTTGCGTGAGGTCCTGCTCGGTCTGCTCGCCGAGGACCGCACCCTGGAACCCCGCGACATCCTGGTGATGTGCCCGGACATCGAGACCTACGCCCCGCTGATCGTCGCGGACTTCGGTCTCGGCGACGTGGTGCCGGGTGCGCATCCCGCCCACCAGCTTCGGGTGCGGCTCGCCGATCGCGCATTGATCCAGACCAATCCACTGCTCGGGGTGGCGGCGAAGCTGTTGGCGTTGGCCGGCAGCCGGGTGACGGCGACCGAGGTGCTGGACTTCGCCCATCTGGAACCGGTGCGGGCGCGATTCGCCTTCACCGACGACGACATGGAGACCATCACCCGCTGGGTGCAGCAGGCCAACATCCGGTGGGGCTTCGATGCCGAGCATCGCGCCCCGTTCGGCATCCCGTTCATCCAGAACACCTGGCGGTTCGGCCTGGACCGGGTGCTGGCCGGGGTCGCGATGTCCGACGATTCGAAGGACTGGTTGGACGTCACCCTGCCGCTGGACGATGTCGGTAGCAACAGCGTGGAGCTGGCCGGCCGGCTGGCCGAGTATGTGGGCCGGTTGCAGCGCGTCATCGACTCGCTGAGCGGGGTCCGCCCGCTGCGGCAGTGGCTGACCGCACTGCAGGACGGTGTCGGCATGCTCACGATCACCACCGGTGACGACGCCTGGCAGACCAGTCAGCTGCAACGTGAGTTCGGCGACGTGCTGACCTCCGCCGGGCAGCGAGCGGACACCGATCTGCGGTTGCCGGATGTCACCGCACTGCTGGGTCGCCATCTGTCGGGCAGGCCGACCCGAGCGAACTTCCGGACCGGCACGCTGACGGTGTGCACCATGGTTCCGATGCGGTCGGTGCCGCACCGGGTGGTGTGCCTGGTCGGCCTGGACGACACGGTGTTTCCCCGGATCGGGGTGGTCGACGGCGACGACGTGCTGGCCCGCGAGCCGAGGACCGGTGAGCGTGACATCCGCTCCGAGGACCGTCAGCTGTTGTTGGACGCGATCTGCGCCGCGACCGACAAGCTGGTGATCACCTACACGGGCGCCAACGAGTACTCCGGGCAGCCCCGGCCACCGGCGGTTCCGCTCGCCGAACTGCTCGACGCACTCGACCGCACCACCGACGCGCCGGTACGCGAGGAAATTCTCATCCGGCACCCGTTGCAGCCCTTCGATGTTCGCAATGTGACGCCGGGCGCGCTCGGGGTGCCCGCCGAACCGTTCACCTTCGACTCGAGCGTGCTCGCTGCCGCATCGATCACCGGCGGTCACCGCCCCGAACAGCCCGACCTGCTGGCGAATCCGCTGCCCCCGCCCCGCCCCGACGACGTCACGCTGGCCGACCTCTCGAAGTTCTTCGCCAATCCCGTCAAAGGTTTCTTCACCGCACTCGACGTGACGCTGCCGTGGGACGTCGAGGGCGTCGAGGACGCCATGCCCGTCGAGATCGACAACCTCCAGCAGTGGACAGTCGGGCAGCGGCTGCTCACCGACATGCTCGCCGGAATGGATCCCGACCGGGCCGGGCAGGCGGAATGGCGCCGAGGCACGTTGCCGCCGGGCCGGCTGGGCTGGCGCACCGCCAGCGAATTACGTGACCAGGCAACCGAACTGGCGCGGGCGGCGCTGGCCCATCGAACCGGAACCCCGCGCGCCTACGACGTGGACATCGACCTGGGCGGTGGCCGTCGTCTCACCGGCACCGTCTCCGGCGTCTACGGCAAGCGGCTGCTGGAGGTGACGTTCTCCAAACTGGATGCCCCGCACCTGCTGCGGGCCTGGATCCCGATGCTGGCACTGTGCGCCGCATATCCGGGGCAATGGTCCGCGGTGTGCATCGGCAGGCAACGCCGCCGCAATGGGGTGGTCGAGCGCGTTCTGGGGGCGCCGCAGGAGGATCCCGTCGGGCTGCTCCGGGATCTGGTGGCGATCTACGATGCCGGTCGCCGCGAGCCGATTCCGCTGCCCATCAAGACGTCTCATGCCTGGGCGGTGGCACGGATCAGCGGCCAGGATCCCCGCACCGAAGCCTGGTCGAAGTGGCGGTACGAACGCGATGACCGTGCCATCGAGCGGGTCTGGGGCCGGGAGCCCGACCTGGACCCGTTGCTCACCGAGCCGCGCCCCGGCGAGGAAACACCCGGTGAGCTGACCCGGTTGGGGGCCTATGCGACGCGGCTGTGGGCACCGCTGCTGCGTGCCGAGGACGGTGCCTGA
- a CDS encoding Calx-beta domain-containing protein, which yields MNAAARHTGDAAQIINDGPERRPRQRRRRQPYGWLGVGALSLGVGAALTTGTGLAHADTASGSGASSTGSATGGASSGKSPGGHTARQQTPKPTPADSPSSGSGSSKTAGTLTSRSTPRPSSGNRSTTDSPSVRVGAVESGSNAVAAPAATLSSAATDVAAPPVAARKLAFTPPSLLQIPVSLPSPAQVLRSLGIAPMVPALPVTNPINDLLVGLYRQTQSLLAMPRTTGKAAALTTSAPTATYSVVSDWGSGHTANITVTAGATAVNGWTVEFDSPAQITNIWNGQVTSHVGTHYVISNVAYNGAVAAGKSTTFGFQATPGALASAPTNLKVNGVAVSTPPTTPTISIADTTVTEGNSGSTNATFTVTLSKAATTPVTVGYTTVNGTATAGADFTSTTGTLTFAAGVTSQTVTVKVAGDTTVEPSETFTVTLSNPSGATISRGTATGTITNDDVASNPGTNSVTYSVASDWGSGHNANITVTAGQNLNGWTVEFDTPATITNIWNGQITSHVGTHYVISNLAYNATVAAGQSTSFGYQATPGAVGSAPTNLKVNGVAVSTPPTTPTLSISDTAVAEGNSGSSNATFTVTLSKAATTPVTVGYTTANGTATAGADFTSTTGTLTFAPGVTSQTVTVKITGDTTVEPTETFTVTLSSPSGATISRGTATGTITNDDVATTPGLSISDASATEPGSTGIAAGFLHTSGNQILDSQNKPVQISGVNWFGAEGTNGVPDGLWTRNYKDMIDQMSAQGFNTIRIPYSSAMLHNTAAPSGINYNLNPDLQGLSRMQVLDQIIAYAGQDGMRVILDHHRSIAGAGTSENGLWYNSQYSEDQWVSDWQMLATRYKDNPTVIGFDLHNEPYNGTWGGGGANDWARAAERAGNAVLQANPNLLVFVEGVGTYQGQSYWWGGNLMGVKDRPIVLTVPNRVVYSPHDYPNSVYAQPWFQTANFGANLPSVFRKAWGYIYEDNIAPIYVGEFGTKLTDPKDVVWFEALTSYLSGDFDNNGTVDIAAGTEDMSWTYWSWNPNSGDTGGILADDWKTINQNKMAYLTPIEFSGGSGTSVASFVVTLAAPSTQKVTVQYATSNGTATAGLDYLSVTGTVTFAPGETQKIITVPVKSDSLTENSETFTVMLSNPSGATLTDATGLGTILDRPVGTSTGGGTQTPPTDPGMPMPDPPASGQYTDIMSFGMFHGSSHTGMDGLAGGRTAITTEALVAYNDQRKFAGLGTVALEDVGNWAFANKLTNNAQAWNQDLQGVGLYYAMQGAKVGWIADDKYTPQIVADIERTARLGSAADVMAMVAQYGHAGFAEYLMTTGGQTAFIDTLKMEPHYGGWMHDRANGRLVLEGSATAHDVNHLTVLSHDQMQPFMNDTWDWPQWPALDVSRKRVIEYFQSMVALGDPLGNNLTALDGSVPVSL from the coding sequence ATGAATGCTGCGGCACGCCATACCGGGGATGCAGCCCAGATCATCAACGACGGTCCGGAGCGCAGACCGCGCCAGCGCCGGCGTAGGCAACCGTACGGCTGGCTGGGCGTCGGGGCACTGAGCCTGGGCGTCGGCGCCGCCCTGACGACCGGCACGGGGCTGGCACATGCGGATACCGCCAGCGGCAGCGGTGCGTCGTCCACCGGCAGCGCGACGGGCGGCGCCTCGTCGGGCAAGTCTCCCGGCGGCCATACGGCGCGGCAGCAGACGCCCAAGCCGACCCCGGCCGACTCACCGTCGTCGGGGAGCGGGTCGTCGAAGACGGCCGGCACGCTAACTTCACGATCTACGCCGCGGCCCTCCTCCGGCAACAGATCGACGACGGATTCCCCCTCCGTGAGGGTCGGCGCAGTCGAATCAGGCAGCAACGCAGTTGCGGCCCCGGCGGCGACGCTCAGCAGCGCCGCCACGGACGTCGCCGCTCCGCCGGTCGCGGCACGAAAGCTGGCCTTCACGCCGCCGAGCCTGCTGCAGATCCCGGTCTCGCTTCCGTCACCGGCGCAGGTGCTGCGCTCGCTGGGGATAGCTCCGATGGTTCCGGCCCTGCCGGTCACTAATCCGATCAACGATCTGCTTGTCGGCTTGTACCGGCAGACGCAGTCGCTACTGGCGATGCCGCGGACCACGGGGAAGGCGGCCGCGCTCACGACGTCGGCGCCGACCGCCACCTACAGCGTGGTCTCCGACTGGGGGTCTGGTCACACCGCCAACATCACCGTCACCGCGGGCGCCACGGCCGTGAACGGCTGGACGGTCGAATTCGATTCACCCGCCCAGATCACGAACATCTGGAACGGCCAGGTCACCAGCCACGTCGGCACCCACTACGTGATCAGCAACGTGGCCTACAACGGTGCCGTCGCCGCAGGCAAGAGCACGACCTTCGGCTTCCAAGCCACCCCGGGGGCGCTCGCCTCGGCGCCGACCAACCTCAAGGTCAACGGTGTCGCCGTCAGCACGCCACCGACCACCCCCACCATCTCGATCGCCGATACGACGGTCACCGAGGGCAACAGCGGCTCGACCAACGCCACCTTCACCGTCACGCTGTCCAAGGCCGCCACCACACCAGTCACCGTCGGCTACACCACCGTGAACGGCACTGCCACCGCCGGAGCCGACTTCACCAGCACCACAGGCACTCTCACCTTCGCAGCAGGCGTGACCTCCCAGACCGTCACCGTCAAAGTCGCCGGTGACACGACCGTCGAACCCAGCGAAACCTTCACCGTCACGCTGTCCAACCCCTCCGGGGCGACCATCTCGCGCGGCACCGCCACCGGCACCATCACCAACGACGACGTCGCGTCGAACCCGGGCACCAACTCGGTCACCTACAGCGTGGCCAGTGACTGGGGTTCGGGCCACAACGCGAACATCACGGTGACCGCAGGCCAGAACCTCAATGGCTGGACGGTCGAATTCGACACTCCCGCAACAATAACCAATATCTGGAACGGCCAGATCACCAGCCACGTCGGCACCCACTACGTGATCAGCAACCTGGCCTACAACGCCACGGTCGCCGCAGGCCAAAGCACGTCGTTCGGCTACCAAGCCACCCCAGGCGCCGTCGGCTCGGCTCCGACCAACCTGAAGGTCAACGGTGTGGCCGTCAGCACCCCGCCGACCACCCCAACCCTCTCGATCTCCGATACCGCGGTCGCCGAGGGGAACAGCGGCTCGAGCAACGCCACCTTCACCGTCACGTTGTCCAAGGCCGCCACCACACCGGTCACCGTCGGCTACACCACCGCGAACGGTACTGCCACCGCCGGGGCCGACTTCACGAGCACCACAGGCACTCTCACCTTCGCACCGGGCGTGACCTCCCAGACCGTCACCGTCAAGATCACCGGTGACACGACCGTCGAACCCACCGAGACGTTCACCGTCACACTGTCCAGTCCATCGGGTGCGACGATCTCCCGCGGCACAGCCACCGGCACCATCACCAACGACGACGTCGCCACAACGCCGGGCCTCAGCATCTCCGATGCATCGGCGACGGAGCCCGGTTCCACGGGAATCGCGGCGGGGTTCCTGCACACCTCGGGCAACCAGATCCTGGACTCCCAGAACAAGCCGGTCCAGATCTCGGGCGTCAACTGGTTCGGCGCGGAGGGCACCAACGGTGTGCCGGACGGCCTGTGGACCCGCAACTACAAAGACATGATCGATCAGATGTCGGCGCAGGGCTTCAACACCATTCGCATCCCGTACTCCAGCGCGATGCTGCACAACACCGCGGCGCCGTCCGGTATCAACTACAACCTGAACCCCGACCTGCAAGGGCTGTCCCGTATGCAGGTGCTGGATCAGATCATCGCCTACGCCGGTCAGGACGGGATGCGGGTCATCCTCGACCACCACCGCAGCATCGCCGGTGCCGGAACGAGTGAGAACGGCCTCTGGTACAACAGCCAATACTCCGAAGACCAATGGGTCTCCGACTGGCAGATGCTGGCCACCCGCTACAAGGACAATCCGACTGTCATCGGTTTCGACCTTCACAACGAGCCGTACAACGGGACCTGGGGCGGCGGCGGGGCCAACGACTGGGCACGCGCGGCGGAACGCGCTGGAAACGCTGTCCTGCAGGCGAATCCGAATCTGTTAGTGTTCGTCGAAGGCGTCGGCACCTATCAAGGCCAAAGCTATTGGTGGGGCGGCAACCTGATGGGCGTGAAGGACCGCCCGATCGTACTCACCGTGCCCAACCGGGTCGTCTACTCACCGCACGACTATCCGAACTCCGTGTACGCCCAACCGTGGTTCCAGACCGCCAACTTCGGCGCCAACCTGCCCAGCGTCTTCCGCAAAGCCTGGGGCTACATCTACGAGGACAACATCGCGCCTATCTATGTCGGCGAGTTCGGCACCAAACTCACCGATCCCAAGGACGTCGTCTGGTTCGAGGCGCTGACGTCCTACCTGTCCGGCGATTTCGACAACAACGGCACGGTCGACATCGCGGCCGGGACCGAGGACATGAGTTGGACGTACTGGTCGTGGAACCCCAATTCCGGTGATACCGGCGGCATCCTGGCCGACGACTGGAAGACGATCAATCAGAACAAGATGGCCTACCTGACGCCCATCGAGTTCTCCGGAGGAAGTGGCACATCGGTGGCGTCGTTCGTGGTGACGTTGGCCGCGCCGTCCACTCAGAAGGTGACGGTGCAGTACGCGACATCGAACGGCACCGCGACCGCGGGCCTCGACTACCTCAGCGTCACGGGCACAGTCACTTTCGCGCCGGGCGAGACCCAGAAGATCATCACGGTCCCGGTGAAGAGCGACTCCCTGACGGAAAACAGCGAGACGTTCACCGTCATGTTGTCGAATCCTTCCGGGGCGACACTCACCGACGCGACCGGGCTGGGAACGATCCTCGATCGACCGGTGGGTACCTCCACCGGCGGCGGCACGCAGACGCCGCCAACCGACCCCGGGATGCCGATGCCCGATCCCCCCGCGAGCGGCCAGTACACCGACATCATGTCGTTCGGTATGTTCCACGGCAGCAGCCACACCGGTATGGACGGGCTCGCGGGCGGCCGGACGGCCATCACCACCGAGGCGCTGGTCGCCTACAACGACCAGCGCAAGTTCGCCGGCCTGGGCACGGTGGCCCTCGAGGATGTCGGCAATTGGGCGTTCGCCAACAAGCTGACCAACAACGCGCAGGCCTGGAACCAGGATCTGCAGGGCGTCGGACTGTACTACGCGATGCAGGGCGCGAAAGTGGGCTGGATCGCCGACGACAAATACACCCCGCAGATCGTGGCGGACATCGAACGGACAGCGCGACTCGGCTCCGCAGCCGATGTGATGGCCATGGTGGCGCAGTACGGCCACGCCGGCTTCGCCGAGTACCTGATGACCACCGGTGGTCAGACAGCCTTCATCGACACCCTGAAAATGGAGCCGCATTACGGCGGGTGGATGCACGATCGGGCGAACGGCCGCCTCGTCCTGGAGGGTTCCGCGACCGCCCACGACGTCAATCATTTGACCGTTCTCAGCCACGATCAAATGCAACCGTTCATGAACGACACCTGGGACTGGCCGCAATGGCCCGCACTGGACGTCTCCCGCAAGCGGGTGATCGAGTACTTCCAGAGCATGGTGGCGCTCGGCGACCCGCTCGGCAACAACCTCACCGCACTCGACGGTTCGGTGCCGGTGTCGCTCTGA